The following proteins come from a genomic window of Nicotiana tomentosiformis chromosome 12, ASM39032v3, whole genome shotgun sequence:
- the LOC104108070 gene encoding polygalacturonase-like produces MSSLAIFSLLFIFLFHLSSAANTMYNIQTFGAKSNGKTDSSKAFLSAWAAACASTSPATIYVPRGSYLIRNAYFYGQTCKSKAITIRIDGTLLAPSDYNVIGNAGNWIKFEKVNGVSIYGGIFDGQGDGLWDCKTSGKNCPEGTTALAFYNSNNIIISGVTAQNSQMFHILVDGCKNVKLQGVKVSAPGNSPNTDGIHVQLSTEVSIMNCHIGTGDDCISIGPGNSNLWIEGIACGPGHGISIGSLGWKLQEPGVQNVTVKSVTFTGTENGVRVKTWARPSNGFVRGVRFQHIVMTDVQNPIIIDQNYCPNHESCPHQGSGVKISDITYQDIHGTSATEVGVKFDCSKVNPCSGITLENVNLSYKNHPAEASCVNAGGRASGLEQPTSCL; encoded by the exons ATGAGTTCTTTAGCAATTTTCTCACTTCTCTTTATCTTCCTTTTCCACTTATCATCAGCAGCAAATACTATGTACAATATCCAAACATTTGGAGCAAAATCCAATGGAAAAACTGATTCATCAAAAGCATTTCTAAGTGCATGGGCTGCAGCCTGTGCATCCACTAGCCCGGCCACTATTTACGTGCCACGTGGAAGTTACTTGATTCGTAATGCATACTTTTATGGCCAAACATGCAAAAGCAAGGCTATTACTATACGAATTGATGGAACTCTCTTAGCTCCCTCTGATTATAATGTAATTGGCAATGCTGGAAATTGGATAAAATTCGAAAAAGTTAACGGAGTTTCCATCTATGGTGGAATCTTTGATGGACAAGGTGATGGTCTTTGGGATTGCAAAACCTCTGGCAAGAATTGTCCTGAAGGCACTACG GCACTGGCCTTTTACAACTCAAACAACATCATAATCAGTGGAGTAACTGCACAAAATAGCCAAATGTTTCACATTTTGGTAGATGGATGCAAAAACGTAAAGCTACAAGGAGTGAAGGTCTCAGCTCCAGGAAATAGCCCTAACACCGATGGAATTCACGTACAATTATCGACTGAAGTCAGTATTATGAACTGTCATATTGGTACTGGAGATGATTGTATTTCAATTGGCCCTGGAAATTCCAACTTATGGATCGAAGGCATTGCTTGTGGCCCTGGCCACGGAATCAG CATTGGAAGCTTAGGTTGGAAATTACAAGAGCCTGGAGTCCAAAATGTAACAGTAAAGAGTGTTACCTTCACTGGAACAGAAAATGGTGTAAGAGTAAAAACTTGGGCAAGGCCTAGCAATGGCTTTGTAAGAGGTGTTCGCTTTCAACATATAGTTATGACTGATGTTCAAAATCCTATTATCATAGACCAAAATTACTGCCCTAATCATGAAAGTTGTCCTCATCAG GGATCGGGCGTAAAAATAAGTGATATAACGTATCAAGACATACATGGAACATCAGCTACAGAAGTTGGAGTAAAATTTGATTGTAGCAAAGTGAATCCATGCAGTGGAATAACACTTGAAAATGTGAATCTAAGTTACAAAAATCATCCAGCTGAAGCTTCATGTGTTAATGCTGGTGGAAGAGCTTCTGGTTTAGAACAACCTACAAGCTGCTTATAA
- the LOC117279596 gene encoding probably inactive leucine-rich repeat receptor-like protein kinase At5g48380, with protein sequence MEISNFTTKSFFLVSNILGFLLFGRIYLCSATETDIHCLKSIKDSLQDPFNSLDSWDFSNSTEGFICRFIGIECWHPDENKVLNIMLSKMGLIGEFPRGIQNCTSLTGLNISNNNLYGTIPSDISVILEHVTTLDLSNNTFSGNIPPDIANCAYLNILKLENNNLEGEIPSRIGDLVRLKTFSVANNPGICGEPLNKCEDISEDKWKDTCSFIQGKTINKIIFSVNKWKLRSKQHVTSAKLSSNHKFYFLEYFLLLLFPVIQYVFLQILKLEKFVSRMSFMELEKATSGFSEDYLVGNGMLGKVYKAILPNDWTLAIKKFNDWENLEEEFVSEITTLGGLRHQNLLPLIGFCAEKEKRLLVYKYMHNGNLHEWLHSTEDNAKILDFHLRAKIALGVAKGLAWLHHGHELHVTHGSISTRCILLDQYFEPKISNFWEAKFWSKNDTALSWSLFPVAEYSGLGSYKQDIYCFGVVLLELVTGKEPYELTSSRNLFDHSPCLLDADRHLLGKGVDDLTLQFLELACNCVKFFPNKRPTVLEVYDTLRLISQGRTDLV encoded by the exons ATGGAGATTTCAAATTTCACAACAAAATCTTTCTTTCTTGTCAGCAATATTCTTGGCTTCCTCTTATTTGGCAGAATTTATCTCTGTAGTGCTACAGAGACTGATATTCATTGCTTGAAATCAATAAAAGATTCATTACAAGACCCTTTCAATTCTTTGGACTCTTGGGATTTCAGCAATTCTACTGAAGGTTTCATCTGCCGTTTTATAGGAATTGAATGCTGGCATCCTGATGAGAATAAGGTACTGAACATCATGCTTTCCAAAATGGGATTAATAGGTGAATTTCCACGTGGCATTCAAAATTGCACAAGCTTGACTggtttaaatatatcaaataacaACTTGTATGGAACTATCCCTTCTGATATATCAGTGATACTTGAACATGTCACAACACTTGATCTCTCAAACAACACATTTTCTGGCAATATACCACCTGATATAGCTAATTGTGCCTACCTTAACATTCTAAAGTTGGAAAACAATAATCTAGAAGGTGAAATTCCAAGCAGAATAGGCGATTTGGTTCGCCTTAAGACGTTCAGTGTAGCCAACAATCCAGGGATTTGTGGGGAGCCCTTGAATAAATGTGAGGATATTTCAGAGGATAAGTGGAAAGATACTTGTTCATTCATCCAAGG AAAGACTATCAACAAGATAATATTCTCAGTGAACAAATGGAAGCTGAGGTCAAAGCAACATGTAACTTCAGCTAAATTGAGCAGCAACCACAAG TTCTACTTTCTTGaatattttttgttgttgttgtttccggTGATTCAATACGTTTTTCTACAGATACTAAAACTGGAGAAGTTTGTTAGTAGAATGAGTTTCATGGAGCTGGAAAAAGCAACTTCTGGTTTTAGTGAAGACTATTTAGTAGGAAATGGAATGTTGGGCAAAGTGTACAAAGCAATTCTACCAAATGACTGGACACTTGCTATCAAGAAGTTCAATGATTGGGAAAATTTGGAGGAAGAGTTTGTCTCTGAGATTACAACTCTTGGTGGTCTGAGGCATCAGAACTTATTGCCTCTTATAGGTTTCTGCGCTGAAAAGGAAAAAAGACTTCTTGTTTACAAATACATGCATAATGGAAATCTTCATGAATGGCTGCACTCGACCGAAGATAATGCCAAGATTTTGGACTTCCATTTGAGGGCTAAGATTGCGCTTGGGGTAGCAAAAGGCCTGGCTTGGCTTCATCATGGGCACGAATTACACGTTACACACGGGAGCATAAGCACACGGTGTATATTGCTAGATCAATATTTTGAACCTAAAATATCCAACTTTTGGGAAGCCAAATTTTGGAGTAAGAATGACACTGCATTAAGTTGGAGTCTTTTTCCAGTAGCTGAATATTCAGGTTTAGGTTCTTACAAGCAAGACATCTACTGTTTTGGTGTTGTGCTTCTTGAGCTGGTAACTGGGAAGGAACCATATGAATTGACCAGCTCGAGAAATCTATTTGATCACTCGCCTTGTCTACTTGATGCAGATAGACATTTGCTTGGAAAAGGAGTCGACGATTTAACCCTCCAGTTTCTTGAATTAGCTTGTAACTGTGTGAAGTTCTTTCCTAATAAAAGGCCAACAGTGTTGGAAGTGTATGACACACTGAGGTTAATTTCTCAGGGTCGAACGGACTTGGTATGA
- the LOC104108071 gene encoding polygalacturonase-like isoform X2 — MHPQNHCRPNNRRSGHVTPKLDGLHCLDGQTDSTRALLTAWAAACGSLKPATIFVPQGKYLVKQAHFKGKCKNRAIAFKIDGTLIAPSDYNVIGNSKNWIMFQGVDGVSIHGGILDGQGTTLWSCKASGKNCPSGATTLGFSNSNNIAITGLTSLNSQMFHIVFNGCKNVKLQAVRVFASGKSPNTDGIHVQLSSDISILNSKISTGDDCISIGPGTTNLWIQNMACGPGHGVSIGSLGKDFQEAGVQNVTVRSVIFRNTQNGVRIKTWGRPSTGFVKNVLFQHATMINVQNPIVIDQNYCPYNKNCPGQVSGVTISDVTYQDIHGSSATRVAMKFDCSKRNPCRGITLEDVHLTYKNQPAAQASCANAAGTTSGIIQPTSCL; from the exons ATGCATCCACAAAATCATTGTCGCCCCAATAACAGAAGATCAGGCCATGTCACGCCCAAATTGGACGGCCTCCACTGTTTGG ATGGACAAACTGACTCAACAAGGGCTTTGTTAACTGCTTGGGCAGCAGCTTGTGGCTCTTTAAAACCAGCCACTATATTTGTCCCACAAGGAAAGTATTTGGTTAAACAAGCACATTTTAAAGGAAAATGCAAGAATAGAGCCATAGCATTCAAAATTGATGGCACACTTATTGCACCCTCTGATTATAATGTGATTGGAAATTCCAAAAATTGGATTATGTTTCAAGGTGTTGATGGAGTTTCTATTCATGGTGGGATTCTTGATGGCCAAGGGACTACTTTGTGGAGTTGCAAAGCCTCCGGCAAGAACTGCCCGAGCGGTGCTACT ACTCTGGGATTTTCTAACTCAAACAATATAGCAATAACAGGACTAACTTCATTGAACAGCCAAATGTTTCACATTGTCTTCAATGGGTGCAAAAATGTGAAGTTGCAGGCTGTCAGAGTTTTTGCCTCTGGCAAAAGCCCGAATACTGATGGTATTCACGTTCAATTATCGTCTGACATCTCGATCTTGAACTCGAAAATCAGTACCGGAGATGATTGCATCTCCATTGGCCCTGGAACTACTAACTTGTGGATCCAAAACATGGCTTGTGGCCCTGGCCATGGAGTCAG CATTGGGAGTTTAGGCAAGGATTTTCAAGAAGCAGGGGTGCAAAATGTGACAGTCAGATCAGTTATATTTAGGAACACACAAAATGGTGTTAGGATCAAAACATGGGGCAGACCAAGTACTGGCTTTGTAAAGAATGTTCTTTTCCAACATGCTACAATGATAAACGTTCAAAACCCAATTGTTATTGATCAGAATTACTGCCCATACAACAAAAATTGTCCTGGCCAG GTGTCAGGTGTGACGATTAGTGATGTTACATATCAAGATATACATGGAAGTTCAGCAACACGAGTCGCTATGAAATTTGATTGCAGTAAAAGAAATCCATGCCGAGGAATAACATTAGAAGATGTTCATCTCACTTATAAGAATCAACCAGCTGCTCAAGCTTCTTGTGCTAATGCTGCAGGAACAACTTCTGGCATAATTCAGCCAACTAGTTGTTTATAA
- the LOC104108071 gene encoding polygalacturonase-like isoform X1 yields the protein MKMENPIFSLLLISLLSIFLTEAIADVVTLNVLNLGAKPDGQTDSTRALLTAWAAACGSLKPATIFVPQGKYLVKQAHFKGKCKNRAIAFKIDGTLIAPSDYNVIGNSKNWIMFQGVDGVSIHGGILDGQGTTLWSCKASGKNCPSGATTLGFSNSNNIAITGLTSLNSQMFHIVFNGCKNVKLQAVRVFASGKSPNTDGIHVQLSSDISILNSKISTGDDCISIGPGTTNLWIQNMACGPGHGVSIGSLGKDFQEAGVQNVTVRSVIFRNTQNGVRIKTWGRPSTGFVKNVLFQHATMINVQNPIVIDQNYCPYNKNCPGQVSGVTISDVTYQDIHGSSATRVAMKFDCSKRNPCRGITLEDVHLTYKNQPAAQASCANAAGTTSGIIQPTSCL from the exons atgaaaatggagaACCCcattttttctcttcttcttattTCACTTCTCTCCATTTTCTTGACTGAAGCCATAGCTGATGTTGTGACATTAAATGTTCTAAATTTGGGTGCAAAACCAGATGGACAAACTGACTCAACAAGGGCTTTGTTAACTGCTTGGGCAGCAGCTTGTGGCTCTTTAAAACCAGCCACTATATTTGTCCCACAAGGAAAGTATTTGGTTAAACAAGCACATTTTAAAGGAAAATGCAAGAATAGAGCCATAGCATTCAAAATTGATGGCACACTTATTGCACCCTCTGATTATAATGTGATTGGAAATTCCAAAAATTGGATTATGTTTCAAGGTGTTGATGGAGTTTCTATTCATGGTGGGATTCTTGATGGCCAAGGGACTACTTTGTGGAGTTGCAAAGCCTCCGGCAAGAACTGCCCGAGCGGTGCTACT ACTCTGGGATTTTCTAACTCAAACAATATAGCAATAACAGGACTAACTTCATTGAACAGCCAAATGTTTCACATTGTCTTCAATGGGTGCAAAAATGTGAAGTTGCAGGCTGTCAGAGTTTTTGCCTCTGGCAAAAGCCCGAATACTGATGGTATTCACGTTCAATTATCGTCTGACATCTCGATCTTGAACTCGAAAATCAGTACCGGAGATGATTGCATCTCCATTGGCCCTGGAACTACTAACTTGTGGATCCAAAACATGGCTTGTGGCCCTGGCCATGGAGTCAG CATTGGGAGTTTAGGCAAGGATTTTCAAGAAGCAGGGGTGCAAAATGTGACAGTCAGATCAGTTATATTTAGGAACACACAAAATGGTGTTAGGATCAAAACATGGGGCAGACCAAGTACTGGCTTTGTAAAGAATGTTCTTTTCCAACATGCTACAATGATAAACGTTCAAAACCCAATTGTTATTGATCAGAATTACTGCCCATACAACAAAAATTGTCCTGGCCAG GTGTCAGGTGTGACGATTAGTGATGTTACATATCAAGATATACATGGAAGTTCAGCAACACGAGTCGCTATGAAATTTGATTGCAGTAAAAGAAATCCATGCCGAGGAATAACATTAGAAGATGTTCATCTCACTTATAAGAATCAACCAGCTGCTCAAGCTTCTTGTGCTAATGCTGCAGGAACAACTTCTGGCATAATTCAGCCAACTAGTTGTTTATAA